In Pygocentrus nattereri isolate fPygNat1 chromosome 26, fPygNat1.pri, whole genome shotgun sequence, one genomic interval encodes:
- the hsd17b7 gene encoding 3-keto-steroid reductase isoform X1, whose amino-acid sequence MARVVLVTGANSGIGLALCERLLSHDAQVQLCLACRNGQRAEAARQALLVSHPQAHISLVQLDVGSMHSVFKAAQEVRQRYNRLDYLYLNAGIMPNPQVDHKAFYKGLFSGKAVHMFSTGEGLLTQKDEVTSDGLQQVFATNLFGHFILVRELEPLLCRPGNSSLIIWTSSSNARRSAFSLDDLQHKQGNESYSSSKYASDLLSLAFNRHYNSKGLYSSVICPGLVMTNLTYGILPSFFWTLIMPIMWLIRIFTNTFTLTPYNGAEALFWLFKQKPEALDPMAKYHSLTSGLGNNYTQPCKMDIDDIMAETLYEKLLDLEDAIRKKL is encoded by the exons ATGGCGAGAGTGGTGCTGGTGACCGGGGCGAACAG TGGCATCGGTCTTGCCCTCTGTGAGCGCCTCCTGAGCCACGATGCTCAGGTGCAGCTGTGTCTGGCCTGCAGGAATGGACAGAGGGCCGAAGCTGCCCGCCAGGCTCTGCTGGTCTCTCACCCTCAGGCCCACATATCCTTGGTCCAGCTAGATGTCGGAAGCATGCACTCTGTCTTCAAAGCTGCCCAGGAGGTCAGACAGAG GTATAACAGGCTGGACTACCTTTACCTCAATGCTGGAATCATGCCTAATCCACAGGTGGATCACAAAGCATTCTACAAAGGCTTGTTTTCAGG CAAGGCAGTCCACATGTTTTCTACGGGAGAGGGTCTCTTGACTCAGAAAGACGAGGTCACCTCTGATGGTCTGCAACAAGTGTTTGCTACTAATCTCTTCGGCCATTTCATATTG GTACGAGAGCTGGAGCCCTTGTTGTGCCGACCAGGCAACAGCTCTCTGATCATCTGGACGTCGTCCAGTAATGCACGCCGGTCAGCATTCAGTCTGGATGACCTGCAGCACAAGCAAGGCAACGAGTCCTACAGCTCCTCCAAATACGCCTCAGACCTGCTAAGCCTGGCCTTCAATCGCCACTACAACAGCAAG GGTCTGTATTCATCAGTAATCTGTCCTGGACTGGTGATGACTAACCTCACATATGGCATCCTACCGTCCTTCTTCTGGACTCTTATTATGCCCATAATGTGGTTG ATCAGAATCTTCACCAACACTTTCACCCTCACACCTTATAATGGAGCTGAGGCTTTG TTTTGGCTGTTCAAGCAGAAACCTGAGGCACTGGATCCGATGGCGAAATACCACAGTTTAACCTCCGGTCTGGGAAACAACTACACCCAGCCTTGCAAG atGGATATTGATGACATCATGGCAGAGACACTCTATGAGAAATTACTAGACCTTGAAGATGCCATTCGGAAGAAACTGTAA
- the hsd17b7 gene encoding 3-keto-steroid reductase isoform X2 has protein sequence MARVVLVTGANSGIGLALCERLLSHDAQVQLCLACRNGQRAEAARQALLVSHPQAHISLVQLDVGSMHSVFKAAQEVRQSKAVHMFSTGEGLLTQKDEVTSDGLQQVFATNLFGHFILVRELEPLLCRPGNSSLIIWTSSSNARRSAFSLDDLQHKQGNESYSSSKYASDLLSLAFNRHYNSKGLYSSVICPGLVMTNLTYGILPSFFWTLIMPIMWLIRIFTNTFTLTPYNGAEALFWLFKQKPEALDPMAKYHSLTSGLGNNYTQPCKMDIDDIMAETLYEKLLDLEDAIRKKL, from the exons ATGGCGAGAGTGGTGCTGGTGACCGGGGCGAACAG TGGCATCGGTCTTGCCCTCTGTGAGCGCCTCCTGAGCCACGATGCTCAGGTGCAGCTGTGTCTGGCCTGCAGGAATGGACAGAGGGCCGAAGCTGCCCGCCAGGCTCTGCTGGTCTCTCACCCTCAGGCCCACATATCCTTGGTCCAGCTAGATGTCGGAAGCATGCACTCTGTCTTCAAAGCTGCCCAGGAGGTCAGACAGAG CAAGGCAGTCCACATGTTTTCTACGGGAGAGGGTCTCTTGACTCAGAAAGACGAGGTCACCTCTGATGGTCTGCAACAAGTGTTTGCTACTAATCTCTTCGGCCATTTCATATTG GTACGAGAGCTGGAGCCCTTGTTGTGCCGACCAGGCAACAGCTCTCTGATCATCTGGACGTCGTCCAGTAATGCACGCCGGTCAGCATTCAGTCTGGATGACCTGCAGCACAAGCAAGGCAACGAGTCCTACAGCTCCTCCAAATACGCCTCAGACCTGCTAAGCCTGGCCTTCAATCGCCACTACAACAGCAAG GGTCTGTATTCATCAGTAATCTGTCCTGGACTGGTGATGACTAACCTCACATATGGCATCCTACCGTCCTTCTTCTGGACTCTTATTATGCCCATAATGTGGTTG ATCAGAATCTTCACCAACACTTTCACCCTCACACCTTATAATGGAGCTGAGGCTTTG TTTTGGCTGTTCAAGCAGAAACCTGAGGCACTGGATCCGATGGCGAAATACCACAGTTTAACCTCCGGTCTGGGAAACAACTACACCCAGCCTTGCAAG atGGATATTGATGACATCATGGCAGAGACACTCTATGAGAAATTACTAGACCTTGAAGATGCCATTCGGAAGAAACTGTAA
- the serbp1a gene encoding SERPINE1 mRNA binding protein 1a isoform X2 has protein sequence MPGHLQEGFGCVVTNRFDQLFDDEGDPFELIKQAETKKKDAPAPGAAKSAAQAAKQPKKESQKDRKAPLPEKKEEPQAPVSLKKEGMRRMGRRPEQQAQQGSQQQGGQSEGRPQADRRPDRRPPRERRPDKPADEKPAEGGEFSVEKSAGDRPFRGRGGGRGGRGGRGRGVGRSDGFDLRGKREFDRHSGSDRSLKAEEKRGGSGSHNWGTVKDELSELDQSNVTDDAHEGEEHPPADSENKENEAEEVKEEGAKEMTLDEWKAQQDKERAKADFNIRKANEGADWKKGYLLHKSKAKDSPSDEASGDHHFRKPANDITTQLEINFGDLGRPGRGRGGPRGGRGGRGGGTARPPRERRPDKSSGVLAPDVDDPEAFPALA, from the exons ATGCCCGGACATCTGCAAGAAGGTTTCGGCTGCGTCGTAACCAATCGGTTCGACCAGCTATTTGATGATGAAGGGGATCCGTTCGAGTTGATAAAGCAGGCAGAAACCAAGAAGAAGGACGCGCCCGCTCCGGGTGCCGCCAAGAGCGCGGCTCAGGCTGCAAAGCAGCCCAAGAAAGAGTcccagaaagacagaaaagctcCACttccagagaaaaaggaagagccACAGGCGCCCGTTTCTCTCAAGAAGGAAG gCATGAGGAGAATGGGCAGGCGGCCAGAGCAGCAAGCTCAGCAGGGCTCCCAGCAGCAGGGGGGTCAGAGCGAGGGTCGACCCCAGGCAGACAGGCGGCCTGACAGGAGGCCCCCACGTGAGCGCCGGCCAGACAAACCTGCCGATGAGAAGCCAGCTGAGGGTGGAGAGTTCTCTGTGGAAAA gtCTGCTGGGGACAGGCCGTTCCGTGGTCGTGGAGGCGGCAGAGGAGGCCGCGGAGGACGGGGCAGAGGTGTTGGCCGAAGCGACGGATTTGACTTGCGTGGCAAACGTGAATTTGATAGACACAGTGGCAGCGATCGATC CCTGAAAGCAGAGGAAAAGCGAGGAGGAAGTGGATCTCACAACTGGGGCACTGTCAAGGATGAGCTGAG CGAGCTTGACCAGTCAAATGTAACGGATGATGCCCATGAGGGAGAAGAGCACCCGCCTGCTGACTCTGAGAACAA GGAGAATGAAGCTGAAGAGGTAAAAGAGGAAGGGGCTAAGGAGATGACTCTAGATGAATGGAAGGCCCAGCAGGACAAAGAGCGGGCTAAGGCTGACTTCAACATTCGCAAGGCCAACGAGGGAGCAGACTGGAAGAAAGGATACTTGCTGCACAAGTCCAAGGCCAAGGAT TCTCCTTCTGATGAAGCTTCTGGTGATCACCACTTCCGCAAACCAGCCAACGACATTACGACCCAGCTGGAGATTAACTTTGGAGACCTGGGCCGCCCTGGGCGTGGTCGCGGTGGACCTcgtggaggaagaggaggccGTGGGGGTGGAACTGCCAGGCCGCCTCGTGAGCGCAGGCCAGATAAG TCAAGCGGAGTTTTGGCCCCTGATGTGGATGACCCGGAGGCTTTCCCGGCCCTGGCTTAA
- the serbp1a gene encoding SERPINE1 mRNA binding protein 1a isoform X1, whose amino-acid sequence MPGHLQEGFGCVVTNRFDQLFDDEGDPFELIKQAETKKKDAPAPGAAKSAAQAAKQPKKESQKDRKAPLPEKKEEPQAPVSLKKEGMRRMGRRPEQQAQQGSQQQGGQSEGRPQADRRPDRRPPRERRPDKPADEKPAEGGEFSVEKSAGDRPFRGRGGGRGGRGGRGRGVGRSDGFDLRGKREFDRHSGSDRSSLKAEEKRGGSGSHNWGTVKDELSELDQSNVTDDAHEGEEHPPADSENKENEAEEVKEEGAKEMTLDEWKAQQDKERAKADFNIRKANEGADWKKGYLLHKSKAKDSPSDEASGDHHFRKPANDITTQLEINFGDLGRPGRGRGGPRGGRGGRGGGTARPPRERRPDKSSGVLAPDVDDPEAFPALA is encoded by the exons ATGCCCGGACATCTGCAAGAAGGTTTCGGCTGCGTCGTAACCAATCGGTTCGACCAGCTATTTGATGATGAAGGGGATCCGTTCGAGTTGATAAAGCAGGCAGAAACCAAGAAGAAGGACGCGCCCGCTCCGGGTGCCGCCAAGAGCGCGGCTCAGGCTGCAAAGCAGCCCAAGAAAGAGTcccagaaagacagaaaagctcCACttccagagaaaaaggaagagccACAGGCGCCCGTTTCTCTCAAGAAGGAAG gCATGAGGAGAATGGGCAGGCGGCCAGAGCAGCAAGCTCAGCAGGGCTCCCAGCAGCAGGGGGGTCAGAGCGAGGGTCGACCCCAGGCAGACAGGCGGCCTGACAGGAGGCCCCCACGTGAGCGCCGGCCAGACAAACCTGCCGATGAGAAGCCAGCTGAGGGTGGAGAGTTCTCTGTGGAAAA gtCTGCTGGGGACAGGCCGTTCCGTGGTCGTGGAGGCGGCAGAGGAGGCCGCGGAGGACGGGGCAGAGGTGTTGGCCGAAGCGACGGATTTGACTTGCGTGGCAAACGTGAATTTGATAGACACAGTGGCAGCGATCGATC CAGCCTGAAAGCAGAGGAAAAGCGAGGAGGAAGTGGATCTCACAACTGGGGCACTGTCAAGGATGAGCTGAG CGAGCTTGACCAGTCAAATGTAACGGATGATGCCCATGAGGGAGAAGAGCACCCGCCTGCTGACTCTGAGAACAA GGAGAATGAAGCTGAAGAGGTAAAAGAGGAAGGGGCTAAGGAGATGACTCTAGATGAATGGAAGGCCCAGCAGGACAAAGAGCGGGCTAAGGCTGACTTCAACATTCGCAAGGCCAACGAGGGAGCAGACTGGAAGAAAGGATACTTGCTGCACAAGTCCAAGGCCAAGGAT TCTCCTTCTGATGAAGCTTCTGGTGATCACCACTTCCGCAAACCAGCCAACGACATTACGACCCAGCTGGAGATTAACTTTGGAGACCTGGGCCGCCCTGGGCGTGGTCGCGGTGGACCTcgtggaggaagaggaggccGTGGGGGTGGAACTGCCAGGCCGCCTCGTGAGCGCAGGCCAGATAAG TCAAGCGGAGTTTTGGCCCCTGATGTGGATGACCCGGAGGCTTTCCCGGCCCTGGCTTAA
- the il12rb2 gene encoding interleukin-12 receptor subunit beta-2, with translation MVEVDVQLEQVGSMPLKCSIWPNFIFLLVLATGAPVGSKGADEKICSIHSSKEVHMGSSFQVYCIFKKECKTLIFRDNVPLQCTSCNTTHVSLSIVNVTRATTLACRCEGNPEPCGTDITPGYPPEIPQNLICVQEGELGNVKCTWKAGRETYIPTTSRLWVGGDPVDYESGTLPDGTLSASFPIPGAQTNFSVLVNASNSLGSATSGVLSFMLNDIVKPLSPNIKKVECTSRQCQLYPDNAQSIQLVEIQYRADEGSWNTVSFNHTSSNTSWTITSLNPYSLYTFQVRWKLGPTRGVWSAWSRAEKLTDEEAPAAMVDAWYIEETTEKVKKNIHLFWKELSKSDARGNILGYNVSVVDQGKKICNTFITPPDRSYRVPCSVCNVTISAVNSKGQSSARLIQLQPIVSADNFSSIKRIDNHSIALSWTSEGTVKEYLVEWYPAGCKQQLQWIRVEHHLNTIHITGLQPAECYDGAVIYFRPSGTSKAVFSNIATWPSAPQQGPNCDTMVKYERVEVTWQEVPSEKRGGCLIRQYRIYLQEPGGKIKNYNVSHPQRQYTIKGLAQGQPYKLWISAVTTAEGPKGFECHFVTHQGVPPAEKPLALVLSIGSAIFLTCLFLLCICQFSSVHRRLSRCCHCLMPSIVPDPANSKWAKECANEKGEMKLQLYLSDSSMSEEEPDTVEVQELPQEKLLQGETVPIDGACPSVSNFEVQAQEHHIPSSPYQPITTSSYLKSLSNSSDTTQASRNTDITVDYISTHGVLSGEEDDEEEEMDMMGFFPCPTSPFLDPLMPTGGKLTLDIVKIDCSDLNLCIQ, from the exons ATGGTGGAAGTGGACGTGCAGCTGGAGCAGGTGGGTTCCATGCCTCTTAAATGCAGTATTTGGCCCAACTTCATCTTCCTGCTGGTCTTGGCTACTGGAGCACCTGTTGGCAGCAAAGGAGCGGATG AGAAAATATGCTCTATACACTCGAGCAAGGAAGTCCACATGGGCTCCAGCTTCCAGGTCTACTGTATCTTCAAGAAGGAGTGCAAAACTTTGATTTTCCGAGATAATGTGCCCTTACAGTGCACAAGCTGCAATACAACCCATGTGAGCCTGAGCATTGTGAATGTTACACGGGCCACCACCCTCGCCTGCAGATGTGAAGGCAATCCAGAGCCCTGTGGGACTGACATCACTCCGGGGT ATCCGCCTGAGATTCCACAGAACCTCATTTGTGTTCAAGAAGGAGAACTCGGAAATGTGAAGTGCACATGGAAAGCGGGACGGGAAACCTACATCCCGACCACATCACGCCTGTG ggTGGGTGGAGACCCTGTTGATTATGAAAGCGGTACACTCCCTGATGGGACCCTTTCAGCCAGTTTTCCCATTCCAGGTGCACAGACTAACTTCTCAGTGTTGGTCAATGCCAGCAACAGCCTGGGCTCTGCAACTTCAGGTGTCCTCAGCTTCATGCTCAACGACATAG TGAAGCCTTTGAGCCCAAATATCAAGAAAGTGGAGTGCACCTCAAGACAGTGCCAGCTTTACCCAGACAATGCACAAAGCATTCAGCTCGTAGAGATCCAGTACAGAGCGGACGAGGGGAGCTGGAACACCGTGTCATTCAAT CACACAAGTTCAAACACAAGCTGGACCATAACTTCACTGAATCCGTACAGCCTGTACACGTTTCAAGTCAGATGGAAACTTGGCCCGACCAGAGGAGTGTGGAGTGCGTGGAGCAGGGCTGAGAAATTGACTGATGAAGAAG CTCCTGCAGCTATGGTTGATGCTTGGTATATTGAAGAAACCACAGAAAAAGTCAAAAAGAATATCCACCTATTTTGGAAG GAGCTGAGCAAATCAGACGCCAGAGGAAATATTCTGGGGTATAATGTGAGTGTGGTGGACCAGGGgaagaaaatctgcaacacTTTTATTACACCCCCAGACAGAAGTTACAGAGTGCCCTGTTCTGTGTGTAATGTAACCATCTCTGCCGTCAACTCAAAGGGCCAGTCTTCTGCCAGACTCATTCAGCTGCAGCCAATAG TCTCTGCAGATAATTTTTCATCTATCAAACGCATTGATAATCACAGCATCGCCCTCTCCTGGACAAGTGAAGGCACAGTGAAAGAGTACCTGGTGGAGTGGTATCCTGCTGGATGTAAACAGCAGCTTCAGTGGATCAGAGTGGAGCACCACCTAAACACTATCCACATTACTG GTTTACAGCCTGCTGAATGCTATGACGGTGCAGTAATTTATTTTCGCCCATCTGGGACAAGTAAAGCTGTCTTCAGCAATATTGCCACATGGCCATCAG CTCCACAACAGGGCCCTAATTGTGACACCATGGTGAAATATGAAAGAGTGGAAGTCACATGGCAGGAAGTTCCTTCAGAAAAGAGAGGAGGCTGTCTTATCAGACAGTACAGGATCTACCTGCAGGAGCCAGGAGgcaaaattaaaaattaca ATGTTAGTCACCCCCAGAGACAGTATACTATTAAGGGCCTGGCCCAGGGACAACCATACAAGCTCTGGATCTCAGCCGTTACTACAGCAGAAGGACCCAAAGGATTTGAGTGCCACTTTGTAACACATCAAGGAGTGCCACCAG CTGAGAAACCTCTGGCTCTGGTATTGTCAATTGGCAGTGCAATTTTCCTGACCTGTCTTTTTCTCCTGTGCATCTGTCAGTTCTCCTCAGTACACAGAAG ATTGTCCCGCTGTTGTCACTGCCTAATGCCAAGCATTGTTCCAGATCCTGCAAACAGCAAATGGGCAAAAGAGTGTGCAAATGAGAAG GGTGAGATGAAACTGCAGTTGTACCTCAGTGACTCCAGTATGAGTGAAGAGGAGCCAGATACCGTGGAGGTGCAGGAACTTCCCCAGGAGAAGTTGCTCCAAGGAGAAACTGTCCCCATAGATGGAGCATGTCCATCAGTCAGCAACTTCGAAGTTCAGGCCCAGGAGCACCACATCCCTTCATCACCCTACCAGCCCATCACCACCAGCTCTTACCTCAAAAGCTTGTCTAACTCTTCAGACACTACTCAGGCCTCCAGGAACACAGACATTACTGTAGACTACATTTCTACTCATGGAGTATTGAGTggagaagaagatgatgaagaggaggaaaTGGACATGATGGGCTTCTTTCCCTGCCCAACAAGCCCTTTCCTGGACCCTCTGATGCCCACTGGAGGAAAACTGACTCTAGATATAGTCAAAATAGACTGCAGCGATTTAAACCTCTGCATCCAGTGA